In a single window of the Oncorhynchus tshawytscha isolate Ot180627B unplaced genomic scaffold, Otsh_v2.0 Un_contig_11018_pilon_pilon, whole genome shotgun sequence genome:
- the LOC121845803 gene encoding gastrula zinc finger protein XlCGF26.1-like, translated as MSEPGSGCGVPAQRSSQRAPELLSVNLGYCSETVELNVIVKEEEEEREINEREEEEREDDRDSVDSGEIPNPDSVKEPSSTASRLPGCGSYPCPQCGKCFSRAGDLKTHQRSHSGEKPASTFNVIVKEEEDEKEIYETVKREVKEEQEPSGVVDPDTSRLSGRGRFPCHQCGKSFRSSGNLKNHQRVHTREKPFHCATCGKRFREKFNLTGHEKVHSGEKPYHCTQCGKSFNRSGSLKEHQRVHTGEKPYHCSLCQKSFSQPGNLRKHQRIHTGEKPYRCFLCGNSFGFAGNLKNHQRAHCGEKPYHCSQCGEGFPQLKSLKSHQKMHFGETPACTFNVIVKEEKDEKEMREVEEDDNSGIVDPDISRLPDRYICPQCGKSFSTSSNLKSHQRVHTGEKPFLCSQCGRGFSEKVNLKRHERVHSGEKPYHCTTCGKSFNHSGSLTNHQRIHTGEKPFHCSLCGNNFRFAGDLKNHQRSHSGEKPYHCSQCGEGFTQLRSLKSHERISIGGKPACAFNVIVQEEREVEGEESDVK; from the exons ATGTCTGAACCAGGTTCTGGTTGTGGTGTTCCAGCCCAGAGAAGCTCACAGCGGGCTCCAGAGTTGCTGTCAGTGAACCTGGGGTACTGCAGTGAAACAGTGGAACTCAATGTGAttgtcaaagaggaggaggaggagagagaaatcaaTGAGCGGGAGGAGGAAGAGCGAGAGGATGACAGGGACTCTGTTGACTCAG GAGAGATCCCCAACCCAGACTCAGTCAAGGAGCCCAGTTCCACAGCATCAAGACTGCCTGGTTGTGGGAGTTACCCTTGTCCTCAATGTGGGAAGTGTTTCAGTCGAGCAGGAGACCTGAAGACTCATCAGAGATCGCACAGTGGAGAGAAGCCTGCCAGTACTTTCAATGTGAttgtcaaagaggaggaggatgaaaagGAAATCTATGAGACGGTAAAGAGAGAAGTTAAGGAAGAGCAGGAACCTAGTGGTGTAGTTGACCCAGATACATCAAGACTATCTGGTCGTGGTCGATTCCCCTGtcatcagtgtgggaagagtttccgTTCCTCAGGTAATCTAAAGAATCATCAAAGAGTACACACTCGAGAGAAACCATTTCACTGTGCCACATGTGGGAAGAGGTTCCGTGAAAAATTCAACCTCACGGGACATGAGAAGGTACATAgtggggagaagccttaccactgcacccagtgtgggaaaagcttcaatcGTTCTGGAAGTCTTAAGGAACATCAAAGAGTacatacaggggagaagccttatcACTGCTCTCTTTGTCAGAAGAGTTTTAGTCAGCCAGGAAATCTTAGGAAACATCAGAGAATacatacaggggagaagccttaccgtTGCTTTCTGTGCGGAAATAGTTTTGGTTTCGCTGGAAACCTAAAGAATCATCAGAGAGCACActgtggagagaagccttaccactgctctcagtgtgggGAGGGATTCCCTCAACTAAAAAGTCTTAAAAGCCATCAGAAAATGCATTTTGGAGAGACACCTGCCTGTACTTTCAATGTGATTGTcaaagaggagaaggatgagAAGGAAATGAGAGAAGTTGAAGAGGACGACAATAGTGGTATAGTTGACCCAGATATATCAAGACTGCCTGATCGTTACATCTGTCCtcaatgtggaaagagtttcaGTACCTCAAGTAATCTCAAGAGTCATCAAAgagtacacactggagagaaaccttttcTCTGCTCCCAATGTGGGAGGGGTTTCAGTGAGAAAGTAAACCTTAAGAGACACGAAAGAGTGCAcagtggagagaagccttaccactgcaccacatgtgggaagagcttcaatcaTTCAGGAAGCCTTACAAATCATCAGAGAATTCATACAGGGGAGAAACCTTTCCACTGCTCACTGTGCGGAAATAATTTCCGTTTTGCTGGAGACCTAAAGAATCATCAGAGATCACAcagtggagagaagccttaccactgctctcagtgtggcGAGGGATTCACTCAGCTAAGAAGTCTAAAAAGTCATGAGAGAATATCCATTGGAGGGAAGCCTGCCTGTGCTTTCAATGTGATTGTCCAAGAAGAGAGAGaagttgagggagaggagagtgatgtGAAATAA